The genomic segment AGTAACTACTGGATTATCCAGATTAGGGACTGATGATTTGAGTCAGCACTTCACTGCTCGATTGTTTCTCCATGCAGTCTGTGTCAAACGCACacggaggaggagaaaacaacacacagacagcaaaCATTAGCTCAATTTAATATTAAAGgtctttaaagtgttttaatgtcAGTGAATTTAATGTCTTACACATCAGGAAAAatgttaaacaaacatttggttGTGTAACTCAtcgtggattttttttttaatgaatcatgGTGATACACATGCATTGGagtcataatgtttttttaaaatatccaTTCATCCTTTATTTTGtgataaattatttatttgttttaataaaatgtcaaaaaacatttttaaaagatattGTAAACTTTTATCATACTGCTTATGTTTATGTACTAGGGGGCAACAAGCCACTATAGCAtcttagcataaagactggaAATAGCTCATGGGGCCTGAAACTTCCTGAAGTATCCACTGGTTACCTAGCAACCAGCAGAGAAAGTCTGGTAAACGCTGTATCTAACTACTCTGGTTACAATTTACCATCTAATCTAAGCAGATACTATCAAACAAAAGGTATTTCATTTATGCCATTTATGATAGAGTGAATCAGTGAAGTGattatttcacacattcattttgtgaATCCTGAAAATGTTGTTAATGCAAACAAGAACATATTATACTGTAAGTGAAGCCTGTGCATTTGAAATGACAGCTTTTGTcgttcattcgttcattcattcattcattcattcattcattcattcattcattcatccctcAGCCCATTCCTCTGCTATCTCCTCTGCTGCTTACATAACATCACGTCTGTCTTGACTGGCTCAGCAGATTGCCAGCTATGGATGGATGTGGGTGTATTCCAGGGCCTTAAATCAACCTTATTCCTATGCGAAATCATTGCAATGCAATTTATGGTAATGACAGCTGATTCAGGTTTCCCTGTCTTCTCACTATAGGCGACTCTTTCACTTTAGCTGGGAATCTTTGGTTTAAAACtatactgttttcattttgtcatttgattTAGCTTCGAATCGAGAGCCCATGAGACTCTGGACATTTTTAtagcttttattattttttgctcatatttttttttgtatgttttcactctttttattctttaattacTATTTCTGtgagttagtttttattttaacccaggttctgcatggagtttggatgttctccccgtgtgtgtgtgtgtgtgtgtggggctctGGGTTCTcccatttcctcccacagtccaaaaacatgcagatttggggattaggtaaactggacactttaaatcgaccataggtgtgtgagtgtttttatttgtgaagcactgTCTAACCCTGTTGAGgggtgctacataaataaagattaccattattattattactacattatCAACTGTCGTGCCTGATCTGACGAGCATGTTGTGTGACAGCCTTAGCTTGTCCCTGTTTGGTCTTGAGATTATGAGACGTATTGTCCGCCAAACTCACAAATCCTGCAGTGAAATGCTGCACCAACGAACACACTCCATCCTCACCACGATCTTGGGTTCTGTGTTGTCTCCAGTTGGAAGCCTGCCTCTCCAGGGTGCAGCCATGTTCACCTCCTATACAGTTTGTCAGCATCAGTCATGGACTAGTGTTGCTGTGggtcatgtttttgtctctctcccACTCAGCATGACCACGTTACTCCTCTGTAAAaggattttttgttttggctgaATCATCTCTTCAAGGGCATGATGTAACGGCCTCAAGTAGGAAGGCCACGTGGCCAAAAGGCTCACCTGTGTTTGCGGTGACCAGCTGTCACTCTCTGTCTAAATCCCATCTTCATTACACACCATTCTAGAGAGGGAACTTCTTCAGCCTCGTCTGGTGGTTAACGATGAATCCTCATGACCTATACAGCTCTGGGTGCGAGGAAGAATTGCATAAGCAGCATGGGGAAGACGTGGGAGCGTGAAGGCAGGAAGCAACACCGAGATGTGAAAATGGGTGACTAATGTAGGATCTGCAGTGCATTGCTCCAATTATATACTGTACCTATTtgccttttttccctcctcgTTAGACAGGTGACGCCTCCACAGATTCAGCGTGAAGCAGGGCGACAGAAACGCAGCCATGAAGACAGAATGAATAgaaagaggaggacagagggagtGAGCGagggcagagacacagagacagaagatatACTTGACCATGTGGGTGTGAGAAGTATCAAGGCAAGCATCACAATTGTGGATTCTTCTCAGAGCAGCCGGACGCGTTACTGGAGCAGCAGGACATCACTGGTCTCTCTAAGTGTGTTATTTTCTACTCCAAAACAGGGGGAGTCGGGAGCACAAAGGGCTTCATAAGAGACATTTCCAAAGGCAAAATGGACTCTGTTTTGTTTCGGCTCTCCGAGGAATTCGTCAGCTGTATTCACAACAGTACTTTAACAACTTGAAGTGGTGATGAAGACTGGACAATTACCATGCCTCTCATGATGCCTCTCTCCTAATAACCAAAGAATCAAGTTAAAAGAATCTGTGTGAGgtaagtttgaaaaaaaaagaaaagaaaaagagaagccattgttattgtgatattCGTTGTATACTTGTGTGTATTCACTTCTGTACATACAGTGAGGACAAAGATTTAATTTGGGGACACGGATTCACACacttatttgtttatgttgctAATATTAGAGTCATGGTTACATTTTGTTTATCTTAGGGCTGGGTAATGAATTATGTcaatatgtgtgcgtgtgtgtgtttgtgtgtgtgtgtgcagtcctgtgtttgtctgtgctttCGGGGACTGAAACTCGTCTTCTCAAAAGCCCAGTATGCAATGTAGTCAGCCCACGCTGTTTCCCGTTCCCATGGAAACCATTGGCCAGTGCTAAAAGCAGTTGTGCTCTGTGCTTgtgaatacatttgtgtgtgtgtgtgtgtgcttgtgagtATTTTTAAAGCGAGagaaacatttgaatgtttgaTTCATACATCAGGTTCATTTGATGTTAAAATATTACATACTGTTTCCACAGTAGTATAGTGTGTATCAAGCACAGcctgcctccctcctctgtggatGTTTTCACTCCTCCTTTCTACCTTTGCCTCTCTTTATCTGCTTCACTCCtctctgagtctgtgtgtctcatgtttttctctcctttttctaAGATGGCCGTGACTCCTGTAATCATCTGCCTCCTGTCACTGATTGGCAGTGGTTTATCgcatccttctcctcctcctcggggATGCGGCGTGGATGTGGACCCTCCGTACAGAGTGCTGTGTGACCTGGAGTCGGTCTGGGGTGTGGTTCTGGAGGCCGTGGCTTGCAGTGGTGGTGTCACCTCTCTGGTACTCGTCGGGCTCCTGCTCGCCAAGCTTCGCTCCATGTCTGACCCCGCCAGGCGCTCCAGCGTAGGCCCTCTTCTCCTGCTCCTTGGCACGCTCCTCGgccttttctctgtttctttggCTTTCCTGGTAGGGAAGACCCAGGCACTCTGTGTGGTCCGCAGGGCCTTCTGGGGGCCCCTCTTTGCCCTCTGCTTCTCCAGCTTGCTAGTGCAGGGTGTGAGGCTCAGGAGGCTGGTGGCTGGTAAGACAAGCCCATCAGGCAGCTCTCTGGCTGCACTTGGCCTGGCCTTGGCCTTGGTTCAGGGCATCATCTCTGCTGAATGGGTCCTGCTGACTGTGGTCAGGGAGGGTCACCCAGCCTGTGAATATCCACCTTTGGACTTTGCTCTGACTTGCAGCTACACCCTTGGGCTCCTCCTCATAGCCATGGGGCTCTCCCTGGGCGTGGTGCTCTGTGGAGGAGAATTGGTGGCACAAGGAGGTGAggaagacagagaaggagaaagtgaaaaacggAAATGGAAGTGCAATGCCGTCTGGCTCTTCCTGTCCAGTCTGGCATCAGCGCTGCTGTGGGTGGCCTGGCTTGGCTTTTATCTGTATGGCAGCCAAATGATGAAGGTAAAGGGGAAAGGAGAAAGGTTAGGAGGAGAAGGGAAGAAGGATCTTAAAGTCTTGGATGAGCCTGCGCTGGCGGTGGCCTTGGTTATTCAGGGCTGGATTCTGCTGCTGTTCCATGCTATTCCCGAGACGCACCTATGCCTTCGAAATGCTCCACAGTCCAACAATGCACAAGATTTCTTCAACTCGAGCCACACGTCACCTGCAGCACCTTTTGGAGAGGAGCTACCTGCACATGCTCACCGACCCTTCCCTGAAAATCAAACCTTTTCTATGGAGGATCACAGTGCAAGTAGGtctatgtgttgtgtgtgaggatgtgtgtgtttgtattttcttacctctttaggaccttgtcaggaccagtagtactcacagagaccaaaaccaggtcctaatgaggcagaacctcattaccgaggtttaggttaaggtaagggttatgcattaactggttatgattaaggttagggataattctggaagtcagtgcagtgtcctaagaagaatagctgtgtgtgtgtgtgtgtgtgtgtgcgtgtgtggtagGAAGATATTGTCAGCTAGAAATTAATATTGGTATTTTGAGTGTTAGAGAAAGTCATAAGAGCAACATTGCTAGGCAACTGACTAAAATGGACGTCACAGTGACTCCTTACCGAAATctgtgcatgactgtgtgtCGAGCTGAGGAAGGAAGGTACAAAAGTATACATGAGAAAAATGACGGTATAAAgattttcctcctccacaacaaAAGCGTTTCATTCACGTGTACACAGAATTGCAGAGGTGagtataaaattaaaacatttgcttCATTTCATGGCATTTAATATTCAATTATAATGAAATTATATTCataatatacacattatatgtaAATTATACATAAAATGTATGACACACCTTGTAAATACAATTATCTTGCATTACATTCAAATAACGTTTATTGTTGATTAAGACgaaaaacaaattgtaaaatGAATGTGATTTCAATGCTACACTGTGTCTGCAGTGGATTCACAtccatatacacatatgtgttgTGTAACTCACATTTGTACACAATCCCAAATCCAGTTAAAGCCTTATAAAAATGCCTGATTATCCACAGGGCCTTTTCACGGGGAGATTTATGAGTCATTTCAATTTGACTGCTCTCCAGATTTAATGGAGGCCAAGATGCTAAACTATGAGTAACTGGGACAAACAAAGAGTAATGGCGTCAGAAAGGACgcatgtgtatacatatatatatatatatatatatatatatatatatatatatatatatatatatatatatatactatattgtatatatatatattataattatgaaGAGTGTTCTCCAACATAGTAGACTTCAGGAGACTGACATTTGTCGCTGTGACAGAGGAGTCAGAGAGAAAAGCCATGTGACTAAACCTCAGGGGGATTTATTTGTTGGGGGGAACGACGGCGTCATCTGTTACTTGCCCCGGTGGAAGATGCAGCGTTTAATCCTCCCTGTCGAGATACACTGAGTAATGTGTTAGTATAATAAACTGGAAGGCTTGCCAGGCCAGCACCGTCAAAATGAGATTAGAAATGAGAATATTATTCCCATTTATTCCCTggctttaacaaaaaaatattaactaAACAGAGAAACAATCATCTTACAAATGTTGAAAGTTGAATTATTTACATGTCTGCATTTTTGTGAAGCTTACAGTGGCTTATGCATCTCACTCTTTGAAGATAAAGGGAAAATGGAATGTGCTGATTATACTTTCCCCTTATGGCACAGTGGCACACTGCACCTCACGTGTGTAACACTTCACATTAGCAGTACAATGATGAAATGGTGATCATTTGTAACAGCAAAGTCATATTATGGAAACATCATCTTATTTCTAATACTATTTCCAGCCTGGTAGTAAGAATGATGATAgcgtctttaaataaaaatgtttgagaatgaatgttttatattattaagtTGATATTCATCCTTCCTTTTGTGCGTCTCTCTCTCAAAGACGCAcatattttctgttgttattacccagcagtcttgtataaaggaTAAGATTTTgatagaagttaaagtcacttttttttaataatattacttaagtaaagcCTTAAcagttactgtacttaagtatcaaaagtaattttttgaatgtaaaagtattttaataaGTGAGAAGTTGGGTTGAGCCATGGtcgctcagtggtagggcgagttgtctttcaactggaaggttgtgggctcaattcctgcctctgctagtctataagtgtccttgagcaggacacttaaccccatgttgaagcgtgtgaatgggtgaatgtgtgaaaactgtagtgtaaagcagctcatcaagccTAGAAAAGCTTTTTGTGATTAgcgaccattaccaactcttcttcttctgattttatttggtagtaacgagtaacaaagacagttcaGTAATGTAAGTAAaggtaaaagttgctagaaatataaataacaaactaaagtacagatatgtacattttgtacttaagtacagtagcaaagtatttgtatttttgctaTAATACAAGACTgttaccaagctattacttgGTGATTACTATTAGTTAGTAGTCAGATGGTATTATTTGGCATAACTTTAAGCACACtctcactattattattataatggtACTGCACTATAATGTAAAGCGTTCCTGTGACACGTCCTTCAAACTTTGCATACCAGACACCTACCTTCGTGTACATGTTGATCCAGGCTGTAGACGTGCTCCCACAGTTACGTAACCATCATTTCCACAACTCATCCAAAGTAATGTGCTTTTGTtcggttctgtgtgtgtgtgtgtgtgtgtgtgaactctatGCACAATGAAACAAAGCTGACAGCAAGCTAACATTACTTTACatatcatttagcagacgcttttatccaaagcgacttacaagggagtTGAGTataacctgccaggggtggagttgaacttgtgaccttgtgaccatgatgtctctgcacacaggggtaccggtcttaaccactgagccaccccacCCCTAACAAGGGTAATGGGGAGTCTAAAGGATATCAAAAGTACAGCGTTAAAAGTACCCAATCCCTCGGTTGGCTTCAAGttaaccaaatgcaggaagcggactacaacacggggcattgtgggtaaacaaaAGCGAAACATGTGCACATGTAGAGCGACAGCcaggagaaatggctgagcccattgttgcagtgcacatgtgtcgtatgttcacataaaacaatagGATTTggtgcagctccatgttttgctcttatgtggaggaaacCGACGTTGCCCTgaattaaccaacagatgagcaaGTTTTCTTGTGCCGAGGGTTTTTAATAACATTACATCATATTGTTTGAGTAGGAGTTATGGTATCTATGGCTCCAGTGCATCATCAAGCCATATGTTTAGACACGCCTAAAAAAGTCCTGACCTGAACATCAGAGAGAACCTGTTTTCAGTCTTTGCTCCATAGTTATTTACTCAACTGTTTACTCAACATTTATTCTCAGCCGCCATATTCTCAAATACATAATGTAGAAAAGGAGAAACTGCTTTTGCTTTAGACACGCTTTAACGTTACGTTATGCACTACggctttaaccctttaacacctaagcctcaaaatgtctgtctggacttctctttttgcttattttaaccataaaagggccagaagtAGCGGAGTTTCAGGATAAATTTTCAGTCCGCAGCCCTGTAATTAGGCTGCCTATTCAGGCACCAATTTATGACCATTATTTTTCTTGGCACAAAAGCTACTGAGCTAAAGATTTGATTTCCAAATGGGAACTCTGGGGAACCACACCAAAACAGCCTCTGGAAAGAAACCACGCAGCCAAAGAGGCTTCAGCACTTCAAACACTTCTCTGTAAACTAAAAGAGATTAATTCTGAAAAGCTAACTGCTGTTTACTTTGCCCTTTATGATGGTTCCTTTTAGTAGGATAACATTTGGTGAGAAAGTGTCAGACTTGGTTTTACTCAAGGCCGACGGCTTCCTTGTACACTAGGGACTTTTTTGAGGAGGTCTTCTCCCAGCAACCTTCCTCCAAActccttcaatctttcctttgggaaCAGAGTGACGGCCGACCTGGAAGCGTGCCTTGTTCCACGGGGCcatcaaacatttattcatcTCATACGCCGCTGCCAACAGCCTCAGCCACAGCCTTGGGCACAGCAGTGAGCTAGGTGAAGGCAGGGCAGGTCAGTCACAGTTATGACAGTCATATAAAAGATAATGCAGGGAATTTatatgtgtttctttctttttttgccatgCACAAACTcaagcaagtgtgtgtgtgtgtgtgtgtgtgtgtgtgtgtgtgtgtgtttgtgtattgagGGAATGAGGTGGTGAGGGGTTTTATCCCTGAACACAGCCTTGCACCATAAATCCATCCCTCATTGggaagacaaaatgaaaatggcccCATCATAAAACATCTGTAATGGCTCCATCCACCACCAACACATAATGGGGCAATTACCAAGAAGGGGGCTGGGACAGCACGAAGCCTTTAGCGCTCTTTGGTACACCACACAAGGCTTtggtgtgtgcatttgtgtctcATATGTATGCAGTATGTCTGTTcgcatgtgtttgtgcttcCTCTCAGCTCAGGACCACATATGtgaagaaagaatgaatgatATCACAAAGGACCCACCACTCACCATTACCTGTTCATTGACCTGGACCCTGTTCCCCCAAGAAACCTTTCTGTCAATTTTGGACAATGACAGACAGGCACATCTAATCTGAAATTGCATTATTGATGCCTGATCTGTTGCGCGGCCCAGCCTTAACCCTGTGTCTCCCACACCTCGTAATCAAGCGTAATTGAGGTTAACTGTACGGCACGGCTGAAACGCTAGACAGGTAAGCCACAGCTTCTCTTGATTAATGTAGTGTGTTAGTGTTCTGGGCTCTGACCTTTTGAGATAGGCCAGGCACCATTTTTAAGTGAAAGCTCTGCCTCTGCCGAGTTGTGGAGTTGTCCATCAAGTCCTCCTGCACCACGCCACCCTCCACCCCACCGTCACCCCCTCCCTCCAAAGTCAGATCCTTGTCTTGCTGCCTCACTGCCCCTGACCTATGTTTGTTTGCCTACACGTCTCGTTTTACAATGCAGAACcaaaatctctttttctttaCCACCCAGGGTCCTTTTTAATTTGGGTATGTCTTGTGTTGAGGAGTGAAATGATAATGGGCATTGATTGAGCGTGGATCAGCAGAGAACAGATTGTGGTGTGGACTCTTTTTAAACTCTCGACTcgtgaaacacatttttgagtaCTCCGGAGCTGCTTTGCCGTCCCATTCCTGTCTTCTCCCTTTGACATTACAAGTCAAAGACCAAATTTGTCCAGTGAATGCCATTGTCCAGCCACAATTGGTCAACaaccctccctctcctctccacaaGCCGCTGTGGATGTGAATTGGCAGCGAGGTCATGTCCTTGCCTTGCTCCCAAACATAAGCATTGTCCAAGTTAACTAAGTAAATTTACTTTTGACCCAAGCCCATTCAGACCctcagtcaaacacacagatacactcaAAAAAGAGAGGATGAACTGCAAGCATACAAAAAGAGGATCTTCCTCTCTGCAGAGATTTGTTGGAGAACCTCAAGGTGTGCTTGTTAATCAGAGATGGCGAGGACCTGGGTCACCATCTGTAACATAGACCAGGGGCAGTAAACGGATGAGGAGGGGGTGAAAGGGCACCTTCAGACATTCctttagaaaataaacagaagaaaaacggGCTTCCCTGGACAGGTATTAATATATATAGCTGAAGTTCGTCTTTACcgtttttgtgactttttgaatGCATCTGATGTCATATGTGGAGGTTCTAAGGTGCAATGACTTACATATAAGTTAATCATCCtcacatttcaaatgcacaGTTGGGAGTGAGTTTAATGCAATTAGCAGGTTATCAGTGGTGAAGTGGAGGTGTCTGCTGTCTTCCTGTTACCGTATGGTCCGACAGGAGGGAGGGGATGGTTTTCTGTCGCACCACAGAAAGAAGCAGCGGAAAAGGCAGGCAGATGCCCCCTTGGAGGAAAACACCCATCTCTTTTGTTACACACATGGCTGCTCTGTCTGGGCTttattatctatctatatctgCTCCAACAACAGCACCAAGTGTatttttgttcgtttttttttagaaaaaaaatgtcatcagaaCACATTTTTGCTCTTTTTCATTAAGGAGTTGACAAAATGGAATAACAGGgaggggggtaaaaaaaagaaaaaaaagttgtgacCTCTGGCATTAAGGCACAAGCAAGTGTATTTAATGTTTGGTTCCGCCCCTGCTTTTGTGTTGAAGCCAGTGGTTCAATGAAAGGCAGCAGTAGGGGTCACTTCAGGCATCTGCTGCTCTCCTGCACCACTCAACTGTCCATCTGTGTACGCCACTGCCCTTCTGtctcacactcacgcacacgcacagacacgcAAATACATATAGCAATGCACACTTCTTGAATAACGTTGCATGCAAATGCACAACTTGTTTATTGTACAgatagttttttgttgttttttttactctgtgtcTTTGAGGTTGCTGAGAAGCGTCACCTTGCCTTGGCCTGTGTTCTTGGCTGCAGAAAGACGTTAGGTTTTGTTGCAACAGGAATCACAATAACTGCAAAGCATAATGGTGGGAAACCAGAGAAGGTGGAACAACTCGAAAGCCAAAACAAAACCTATGAGCCGAGAAACAGTCATTGACAAATGCGTAATAAGTTCTTGCTGGATTTTATCAGTAAGCTCGCACTTTAAATGTCAGACCTTGGCAGTGACCAGGCTCCcccttttttctccttctcttttatACATTCAAATTGCATCCATTCAGCAACGTCAAGCTCAAGATCTAAGTCTCCAAGATAGATTTTCTAATGCTCCTTTAACAAATCTCTGTCCTTGCTGTCTGGAAGATCAGTCTAATTTATGTCTTTCCTGTCACTGATGAGGACACTACTGATAACAGAAAGGTTAAGTATGAAGAACATTTATGTTTTGgtacaagactttttttttttcttggagaCACTCCTGGGCTTTTGACTCAGAGAAATGCATAGTAGATTTTCTCTTGTGCAGCTTTAAAATTCTCAAAAAAGGAGCCTCCACACACAGATGTGGGGTGTCAAGACTATTTGTGTTATACATTCTCCACATTTCTGATGAACAGGACCCGTCTCTTTGCCATTTTCAGTTTGCTTGGACTAATATATTAGGACCAagtttcaaataaacacaagtgtctttttttcctggGTCTCTCTCCGCCTCAGTGTGGAGTGGAGGGACAATAAGGTGGTTGTGATGAAGAACTTTATTGGAACGTTTAACTTAAGAATGAGGGATTGAAGCGGGTAAACAAAGCATTCCTTTCCCTTTCATCACCGTTTAACTGTTCCCCTAACAGTCGGTTTCACCTCCAGGCCAGTGCCCGTCAGACCGGGAGActtgtcaaataaatataaatcaaaaagTAAAGCTTTATCTCACGAGTTACCATGCAGTCGCTTTTCTAATCCAGAATCAGACGCAAAGCCCTCGTCTCATTTCTGGCACGGGGCAGAGACTCTTGGTGTGGTGATGAATGTGGAGCATATCTCCCAGAGTGCACTTGTGTGAGCAGGACAGCTCAGCTCATATAGTAGCACCCCAGCGATGGTGTTCCAGACATGTAGCCTGGGGGGGCCATTTGGTTATACTCAAGGGAATAGTTGTTGTGTCAGTCATTTGCAGCGACTGCTAAAGAGTGCACTTAGCATCCTCTGTTTCCCCCTAGCAAACATGTGGGGAGTGACATGATACTGTACAAGAGCCTGGACAACATATAACATTTCAAAGCAATTTCCTAATTGTTTCCAGGCCAAGGTCGATAGCCTATATGGAAGCAATCCCTTCTTTCAAactccttcttttctttttttctttttttttttcctcatccacAGATTGCATTAAAGTGTTAAGTAAACTTGACCCAGGCAGGGCTAATTCATTGGGAAATAGTGGGAGTTCATACATTTGGTGCCATATCAGTGACAGTCAGTGGATTTCCTTCTGCCTGGATGGTCACCATATGTTTATTTGGTTTTTGTGGGCACTCTATACTGAGGAAGCCAGTCACTGTCATTTGTTGTCTGTGATGACAGTGAGAGGAACTTTAGCTTTAGGTAAACGTATATGTGCTCCATATGCACTGCACGATGAGAAAGTCACTATGATTACAGTCATCCAACattgtcataatatagtatttCCCTTCATTAAAAAGAATGACTGTCTCCTCAGAATGTGTTATCATAAGTATGAGCGTAATCTCAGCAGATTCATCACTGGGGAGGGGATAATAAATTTAGACATTATCCAAGTCACAACATTTTATCAGTCCATGGATGAAGAACATAAAAcatcattgtctttttttttctttaagatGTACAATACAACTGATTGGATTTTGTTGGTATATATCAGAGtcttgaaaacatgt from the Solea senegalensis isolate Sse05_10M linkage group LG9, IFAPA_SoseM_1, whole genome shotgun sequence genome contains:
- the LOC122774366 gene encoding G-protein coupled receptor family C group 5 member B-like, with the protein product MAVTPVIICLLSLIGSGLSHPSPPPRGCGVDVDPPYRVLCDLESVWGVVLEAVACSGGVTSLVLVGLLLAKLRSMSDPARRSSVGPLLLLLGTLLGLFSVSLAFLVGKTQALCVVRRAFWGPLFALCFSSLLVQGVRLRRLVAGKTSPSGSSLAALGLALALVQGIISAEWVLLTVVREGHPACEYPPLDFALTCSYTLGLLLIAMGLSLGVVLCGGELVAQGGEEDREGESEKRKWKCNAVWLFLSSLASALLWVAWLGFYLYGSQMMKVKGKGERLGGEGKKDLKVLDEPALAVALVIQGWILLLFHAIPETHLCLRNAPQSNNAQDFFNSSHTSPAAPFGEELPAHAHRPFPENQTFSMEDHSASRSMCCV